A window of the Hordeum vulgare subsp. vulgare chromosome 5H, MorexV3_pseudomolecules_assembly, whole genome shotgun sequence genome harbors these coding sequences:
- the LOC123452491 gene encoding uncharacterized protein LOC123452491 encodes MQPSKKLARVDTAEIKSQLVRKLGHQRSELYFHSLKKFLGFQLAKSEFDKICVATLGKENIKLHNFLVQSILGNAYMSLGPPPSRQTPTGNSQTSAVTNGTLASGVPLARRVRPVANRDRRFADKPSPLGKSPLGHPGAAEFVSVEDGEEVDQARGSPVCVQSQSPIRAPLGIPPKAQNSQPSISYPSEICYNNGELPGSEDLSKLLENKLKAEGLSMSIECADLLNSGLNVYISQMLKSCLGVAKARGKTMRMPEANRSASAAVNGGRNNATASDLGCSYQASLVDLCTAVQSNARLLGCDHARQYEKIASHLDS; translated from the coding sequence ATGCAGCCTTCCAAGAAACTTGCTCGCGTCGACACGGCGGAGATCAAGTCGCAGCTAGTCAGGAAGCTCGGCCACCAGCGCTCTGAGCTCTACTTCCATAGCCTCAAGAAGTTCCTGGGTTTTCAGCTAGCCAAGAGCGAGTTTGACAAGATCTGCGTGGCCACACTGGGGAAGGAGAACATCAAGCTTCACAATTTCCTTGTCCAGTCAATCCTCGGCAATGCTTATATGTCGCTGGGGCCACCGCCCAGCAGGCAGACGCCAACTGGGAACTCACAGACTAGCGCTGTGACGAATGGGACATTGGCCAGTGGCGTGCCGCTAGCAAGGAGAGTGCGCCCGGTGGCTAACCGTGACAGGAGGTTTGCTGATAAGCCGAGTCCACTTGGAAAGTCTCCTCTTGGTCATCCAGGGGCTGCGGAGTTTGTGTCtgtggaggacggcgaggaggttgATCAAGCCAGGGGCAGCCCCGTATGTGTGCAGAGTCAGAGCCCAATCAGGGCTCCGTTGGGAATCCCCCCAAAGGCTCAGAATTCTCAGCCTTCGATATCATATCCTTCAGAGATTTGCTATAATAATGGTGAATTGCCAGGCAGCGAGGACCTGTCAAAGCTACTTGAGAATAAACTGAAAGCGGAAGGCCTTAGCATGTCCATAGAGTGTGCTGATCTGCTGAACTCTGGGCTGAATGTGTACATAAGCCAGATGCTGAAGTCTTGCTTGGGGGTTGCAAAAGCAAGGGGAAAGACAATGAGGATGCCAGAAGCTAACAGGAGTGCCTCTGCTGCTGTAAATGGTGGGCGGAATAATGCCACTGCTTCAGATTTAGGCTGTTCCTACCAAGCTTCCCTGGTAGATCTCTGCACCGCTGTACAGTCAAATGCTCGGTTGCTGGGGTGTGACCATGCCAGGCAATATGAGAAGATTGCTTCCCACCTTGACAGCTAA